A window of Primulina huaijiensis isolate GDHJ02 chromosome 9, ASM1229523v2, whole genome shotgun sequence contains these coding sequences:
- the LOC140985227 gene encoding uncharacterized protein: protein MSKKIDEGGGQDAAERIKAAALSAAKGLSRAQAERAAAAAVRNVNAYGQKEEGPSRWQERKEAKRQMYLMSTEKQVRLGERKDCRSSTSIIGAASQCQKCFQSGHWTYECKNERVYISRPSRTQQLKNPKLKMKVSISYDLDNPDIPKVEKNEKQEKKCKRKHKSKTESDNDSEASVFESDSETSSVTASDDSAVASESSYSSSTDSEEERRKKRKSKKKKQRKRRHRERSSSSESSESYSDSDSDSEEKTSRKKSRSGRHRRRH from the coding sequence ATGTCAAAGAAAATAGACGAAGGTGGTGGTCAGGATGCAGCAGAAAGAATCAAGGCGGCAGCATTGTCCGCGGCTAAGGGTCTCAGCCGAGCTCAGGCTGAGCGTGCAGCTGCAGCAGCTGTACGGAATGTGAATGCATATGGGCAGAAGGAAGAAGGACCTAGCAGATGGCAGGAGAGGAAAGAAGCTAAGAGGCAAATGTATTTGATGAGTACTGAGAAACAAGTGAGACTGGGTGAAAGGAAGGATTGCAGGAGCTCAACATCCATAATTGGGGCAGCTTCACAGTGCCAGAAATGCTTCCAATCGGGACACTGGACGTATGAATGCAAGAATGAGAGAGTTTATATATCAAGGCCTTCTCGAACACAGCAACTGAAGAACCCAAAACTTAAAATGAAGGTTTCAATTTCTTATGATTTGGATAACCCTGATATCCCAAAGGTGGAGAAGAATGAGAAACAGGAAAAGAAGTGTAAGAGGAAGCATAAGTCCAAAACTGAATCTGATAATGATAGTGAAGCTTCGGTGTTTGAATCTGATAGTGAGACATCCTCAGTTACTGCATCAGATGATTCTGCTGTAGCGAGTGAATCAAGTTATAGTTCATCTACTGATTCTGAGGAGGAGAGGAGGAAGAAGCGCAAGAGCAAAAAGAAGAAGCAGAGGAAGAGAAGGCACAGAGAGCGTAGCTCCTCGTCTGAGTCCTCTGAGTCGTACTCAGATTCAGACTCTGATTCTGAAGAGAAGACCAGTCGGAAAAAGAGCAGGAGTGGGAGGCATCGCAGAAGGCACTGA
- the LOC140985246 gene encoding serine carboxypeptidase-like 50, with amino-acid sequence MHHCDSLTETGLKKNQEMISPPPIFLLLLLFLMAAVLRHSIASPPPSSTASFPKEALPTKSGYLSVNSSTSSAIFYTFYEAQNSYNNTPLSQIPILIWLQGGPGCSSMMGNFYELGPWLVNPQLSLDPNPGSWNKVFGLLFLDNPIGAGFSIADSIEEIPRNQFGVAEHLFRAIQKFVALGESFRSRPIYITGESYAGKYLPALGYYTLKNNALLPSESRVNLAGVAIGNGLTDPEIQVATHSVNAYNLGLINDKEKSLLEKLQLEAIGFVKSGDWSEATYARNRVLSALENMTGLATLYDFRRLIPYQEDLVATFLNNVEAKKALGAKESIVFETCSDLVGNILHEDVMKSVRYMVEFLVKNTKVLLYQGQCDLRDGVVSTLAWVKKMDWEGIDEFLEAERRIWRVRGKLAGYVQKWESLSHVVVLNAGHLVPTDQPVNSRVMIEDWVLEKGSFAAKNSERMNDFKRAI; translated from the coding sequence ATGCACCACTGTGATTCACTCACCGAAACAGGactcaaaaaaaatcaagaaatgatATCTCCACCACCAAtattcctcctcctcctcctcttccTCATGGCCGCAGTCCTCCGCCACTCAATCGCTTCACCACCACCGTCCTCCACCGCTTCTTTTCCCAAAGAAGCCCTTCCAACAAAATCCGGCTATTTATCAGTCAACTCGTCCACCAGCTCAGCCATTTTCTACACATTCTATGAAGCTCAAAATTCCTACAACAACACGCCACTCTCCCAGATTCCGATCCTCATTTGGCTTCAAGGTGGGCCTGGATGCTCATCCATGATGGGAAATTTTTATGAGCTTGGCCCGTGGCTTGTGAATCCGCAGCTTTCACTGGATCCCAATCCAGGTTCTTGGAACAAAGTCTTTGGCCTCCTTTTTCTTGATAATCCCATAGGAGCAGGCTTCAGCATTGCTGATTCGATTGAAGAAATACCCAGAAATCAATTTGGTGTAGCAGAGCACCTTTTCAGGGCAATTCAGAAATTTGTTGCCTTGGGCGAATCTTTTAGATCTAGGCCAATTTACATTACTGGTGAGAGTTATGCGGGGAAGTATCTTCCAGCGCTTGGTTATTACACACTGAAAAACAATGCCCTCTTACCTAGTGAAAGTAGAGTGAATTTGGCTGGTGTTGCAATTGGGAATGGATTGACTGATCCAGAGATTCAAGTGGCAACTCATTCTGTGAATGCTTATAATTTAGGCTTGATTAATGACAAGGAAAAATCCCTATTGGAGAAGCTTCAATTGGAGGCTATTGGATTCGTAAAAAGTGGTGATTGGAGTGAAGCAACATATGCAAGGAATAGGGTTTTAAGCGCACTGGAAAATATGACTGGATTAGCCACTTTGTATGATTTTAGGAGGCTGATCCCTTACCAAGAGGACTTAGTTGCTACATTCTTGAACAATGTGGAGGCGAAAAAGGCGTTAGGAGCGAAGGAATCCATCGTATTCGAGACATGCAGCGACTTGGTGGGGAATATATTACACGAGGATGTGATGAAGAGCGTGAGATATATGGTGGAATTCTTGGTGAAGAACACCAAAGTGTTGTTGTATCAAGGGCAATGTGACTTGAGGGATGGCGTGGTGTCGACATTGGCTTGGGTTAAAAAGATGGACTGGGAAGGGATCGACGAGTTTTTAGAGGCAGAGAGGAGGATTTGGAGAGTGAGAGGGAAGTTGGCAGGATACGTGCAGAAATGGGAGAGTCTTAGCCATGTTGTGGTGTTGAATGCAGGACATCTCGTGCCAACCGATCAGCCCGTGAATTCCCGAGTTATGATTGAAGATTGGGTTTTGGAGAAGGGATCATTTGCTGCGAAGAACTCCGAAAGGATGAATGATTTCAAAAGGGCTATATGA